Proteins encoded by one window of Lathyrus oleraceus cultivar Zhongwan6 chromosome 1, CAAS_Psat_ZW6_1.0, whole genome shotgun sequence:
- the LOC127084371 gene encoding uncharacterized protein LOC127084371, with product MDGTNRGEAERWLYTANKLLSARDLHGARSFAIRARESDPRFEATELLLAVIDTLLAGEVQIKEHLDYYAILQILRYTQNIEYIAVQYRRLAVLLDPHRNPFAFAAHAFSLVHDAWSIFSNPHKKALYDEQLHFLTQPPPPQPPPQPIQPPLPPPQPIQPPKPKPQPQPIQTPPPVQVNQNHGLQQRNTPRSSNQANVITEGQNNGPRQSRRNIDDRTGPSQSNVDEQTEPKPADTEAGSFWTACPYCYAMFEYPNVYQECTLRCQNCRKGFHAVVVRSPPELSENGSLFCSFGYIPLGFSGNFKDISGSSSEWNPISTLFPCSMKGASSKKGFQREPVVYYDHDTCAAFAVLSDETEDDTDDDDDWWRGDDSNERKKVVMTRRSMKRRRTVGGGDGDDAGKGPLDTGRPKRGVQNGNAGGGGGGDNVHDGEAVDPASAPAKLSNVEASKKAVLGGSRRRGAANLGKLDLNVEFSNEVEEAAAGGAKERNVNGTGNPEDNIEGIGFFEGLDEFLSSLPILNVVADDKVKGH from the coding sequence ATGGATGGAACCAATAGAGGTGAAGCGGAACGGTGGCTCTACACAGCCAACAAGCTTCTTAGCGCGCGTGACTTACACGGCGCACGCTCATTCGCTATCCGGGCACGTGAATCCGACCCGAGATTTGAAGCTACCGAGCTTCTCCTAGCGGTTATTGATACTCTCTTAGCGGGTGAAGTTCAGATCAAAGAACATCTTGATTACTACGCCATTCTTCAAATTCTTCGTTACACTCAGAACATTGAGTACATCGCCGTTCAGTACCGCCGTCTCGCCGTTCTGCTCGACCCTCACCGGAATCCGTTCGCTTTTGCCGCTCATGCTTTTTCTCTTGTTCATGACGCCTGGTCCATTTTCTCAAATCCACATAAGAAAGCTTTATATGATGAACAGCTTCATTTTCTTACTCAACCACCACCGCCGCAACCACCACCGCAACCTATTCAACCGCCACTGCCTCCACCGCAACCTATTCAACCACCAAAGCCGAAGCCGCAACCACAACCTATTCAAACTCCTCCTCCAGTTCAGGTCAATCAGAATCACGGCCTTCAACAGAGGAACACCCCTAGGTCTTCCAATCAAGCTAACGTAATTACCGAGGGACAAAACAATGGGCCGAGGCAGAGTCGGCGGAATATCGACGACCGGACTGGACCGAGTCAGAGCAATGTCGACGAGCAAACTGAGCCTAAGCCTGCTGACACTGAAGCTGGAAGCTTTTGGACGGCGTGCCCTTACTGTTATGCAATGTTTGAGTATCCTAATGTTTATCAGGAGTGTACACTCCGGTGTCAGAATTGTAGGAAAGGGTTTCATGCGGTGGTGGTACGGTCACCACCGGAGTTGAGTGAAAATGGTAGTTTGTTCTGTAGCTTTGGGTATATCCCTTTAGGGTTTAGTGGAAATTTTAAGGATATTAGTGGGTCATCTTCGGAATGGAACCCTATTTCTACTTTGTTTCCTTGCTCTATGAAAGGCGCTTCTTCCAAGAAGGGTTTTCAAAGAGAGCCTGTTGTTTATTACGATCATGATACGTGTGCGGCTTTCGCGGTGCTTTCTGATGAAACTGAAGATGAtactgatgatgatgatgattggTGGAGAGGGGATGATAGCAATGAGAGGAAGAAGGTGGTTATGACGAGGAGGAGTATGAAAAGAAGAAGGACTGTTGGGGGTGGTGATGGTGATGATGCTGGAAAGGGGCCTCTTGATACTGGGAGGCCCAAGAGGGGGGTTCAGAATGGTAATGCTGGCGGCGGCGGTGGTGGTGACAATGTGCATGATGGTGAGGCTGTTGATCCTGCCTCTGCACCCGCGAAGCTGTCCAATGTTGAAGCTAGTAAGAAAGCTGTGTTGGGTGGATCGAGGAGGAGGGGTGCGGCCAATTTAGGTAAATTGGATCTGAATGTAGAGTTTAGCAATGAGGTGGAAGAAGCTGCTGCTGGCGGAGCGAAAGAACGGAATGTGAATGGGACTGGAAATCCTGAGGATAATATTGAAGGAATTGGGTTTTTTGAAGGGCTCGATGAGTTCCTTAGTAGCTTACCAATTCTAAATGTTGTTGCCGATGATAAGGTTAAGGGTCATTAG